In the genome of Leptospira sanjuanensis, one region contains:
- a CDS encoding HAMP domain-containing protein — MTQNDPGKKRIFSNYIIDRDFQLKFLLNYSLLIVFGLLLTVGFLYWLNYTKFDKGVVFRLRNDPVKVYQKGFEDQNGVEKEKFVEREIFLPDYDHRLDMFTIQVNGILLLSGLFLGMTAIFTVIYSHKMAGPVYNIKNHLKKMAAGEEPVKKIKIRKGDEFQELADLLNQVIERRINNGNG, encoded by the coding sequence ATGACACAGAACGACCCCGGTAAAAAAAGAATTTTTAGCAACTACATCATCGACCGGGACTTTCAACTCAAGTTTTTATTGAATTATTCTCTGCTGATCGTTTTCGGCTTACTCTTAACCGTGGGATTTCTCTATTGGCTGAACTACACGAAGTTCGATAAGGGAGTCGTTTTCCGTTTAAGAAACGATCCGGTCAAGGTCTATCAAAAGGGATTCGAAGATCAGAACGGAGTGGAAAAGGAAAAGTTCGTGGAACGCGAAATCTTTCTGCCGGATTACGATCACAGACTGGACATGTTTACGATTCAGGTGAACGGAATTCTTCTTTTATCCGGTTTGTTTCTCGGAATGACCGCGATCTTTACGGTGATCTATTCTCACAAGATGGCCGGACCGGTTTACAATATCAAAAATCATCTCAAAAAAATGGCGGCTGGGGAAGAGCCCGTTAAGAAGATTAAGATCCGCAAAGGCGACGAGTTTCAGGAACTCGCCGATCTTCTCAATCAAGTCATCGAAAGAAGAATCAACAACGGCAACGGCTGA
- a CDS encoding FecR family protein: MEESGMEREEKIKEILLDGKRNDLSPSVEWLAKGLSNSWVEYSPQEGDFESLYARALSEKSDDSTLNRSNARHGIAATRKNNVLSFSDFAKNKLVIGLSAAAIFLFAVTLGYYSILKDKSPVGSEKGGVEISQVEGDAYLTSSDPKDKILLKPGVRIQEGQRVVTAPGAILNLKVSDGIAVRILPDSEVSFRLIDLSTHYKIGIDLEKGELLAHIHKNLKKEEFIVRSENVSAEVRGTSFSFQNVPGEGTRVRVLEGRVAISAREESKNTAPEGEQVLEPNQGIFVNQKGFVRSRLNDAEKDRLGTEFEKLPIDAIPRDKNRAYASKQELLTEFQRMERIVLVDGKSIEGVIVDMDENSMYVQTLEREITIERASISEVIQLH, from the coding sequence AAAGGCTTAAGCAATTCCTGGGTTGAATATTCGCCCCAAGAAGGAGACTTCGAGTCCCTCTATGCCCGCGCACTTTCCGAAAAATCCGACGATTCTACCTTAAATCGTTCGAATGCAAGGCACGGAATCGCGGCGACCCGCAAAAACAACGTTTTATCCTTTTCCGATTTTGCAAAGAATAAGCTCGTAATCGGGCTTTCCGCCGCGGCGATCTTTTTGTTCGCCGTTACATTAGGATATTATTCTATTCTAAAAGATAAATCCCCCGTCGGTTCCGAAAAAGGCGGCGTCGAAATTTCTCAGGTGGAAGGGGACGCGTATTTAACATCTTCCGATCCGAAGGATAAAATTCTCCTCAAGCCCGGCGTGCGAATCCAAGAAGGCCAAAGGGTCGTTACCGCTCCGGGTGCGATTCTGAATCTGAAAGTTTCCGATGGAATCGCGGTGAGAATTCTTCCCGACTCGGAAGTTTCGTTCCGTTTGATCGATCTTTCCACACATTATAAGATAGGAATCGATCTGGAAAAAGGCGAACTGCTCGCACACATTCATAAGAATCTTAAAAAAGAAGAATTCATCGTTCGTTCCGAGAACGTAAGCGCCGAAGTCCGGGGAACCAGCTTCAGCTTTCAAAACGTTCCGGGAGAAGGGACTCGGGTTCGGGTTCTCGAAGGACGCGTTGCGATCAGCGCTCGAGAAGAATCCAAAAATACAGCCCCGGAAGGGGAACAGGTTCTTGAACCGAATCAGGGAATTTTCGTAAATCAAAAGGGCTTTGTCCGTAGCCGTTTGAACGACGCGGAAAAGGACCGTCTCGGAACGGAGTTCGAAAAACTTCCGATCGATGCGATTCCTCGCGATAAAAACCGGGCGTATGCGAGTAAACAAGAACTCTTAACGGAGTTTCAAAGAATGGAACGTATCGTTCTGGTCGATGGGAAATCGATCGAAGGTGTGATCGTCGATATGGACGAGAACTCGATGTATGTTCAAACTCTGGAAAGAGAAATCACGATCGAGAGAGCGTCGATCTCCGAAGTGATTCAACTCCACTAA